The sequence CAGTTTCTTCAGGTTCAGAAGATGGAGTCCATTGGCAGACTTGCAGGCGGTGTTGCCCATGACTTTAATAACATATTAAGTGTAATCATAGGTTATGGAGAGATAATACAGGACAGGCTATCTAATAGTGACCCATTAAAAGATTATATTAAACAGATTGTGGAGGCAGGAAAAAGGGCTGCGGGTCTTACAAATCAACTCCTCGTATTCAGTAAGAAATCACACCCCTTTGATATATTATAAAAGTTGTGATAAAATTTATAGTAATCATGGATAGATACATGCAATAAGGGTTTATTGATTGAAGCGTAACCTTGCCATAGATTACCTGCGGAGTAGCATAATTGTGCTTGTGGTGGCACATCATGCTGCATTGGCATACAATACCTTTAGCAGTTACGATAAAACAAATTACATGAAATCAACGGCGCCAATCGTTGATGTGAGTCGCTGGCAACCTCTCGATCTCCTCGTAGGATGGAATGACATGTTCTTTATGCCTCTTATGTTTCTCATATCAGGCTTTTTTGTTTTGCCATCTATTACCCGTAAGGGAGTAGGTGTTTTTCTAATAGACCGTGCAAAACGCCTGGGTATTCCTTTTGTGGCATCGGCTATAATATTTGGCCCTCTGGCATATTATCCATCTTGGCTATTAAGCAATGCTGCTGGCCAGGGAGATTTCTTGTATAGATTCTTTACCACAGATAACTGGTCGAGTGGGCCTGCTTGGTTCATATGGATGTTACTTGCCTTCTGCTGTATAGTAGCTGCTGTATATAGGT comes from Syntrophorhabdaceae bacterium and encodes:
- a CDS encoding histidine kinase dimerization/phospho-acceptor domain-containing protein, which translates into the protein MESIGRLAGGVAHDFNNILSVIIGYGEIIQDRLSNSDPLKDYIKQIVEAGKRAAGLTNQLLVFSKKSHPFDIL